A window from Dromaius novaehollandiae isolate bDroNov1 chromosome 1, bDroNov1.hap1, whole genome shotgun sequence encodes these proteins:
- the ZFX gene encoding zinc finger X-chromosomal protein: MDEDGLELQPHEPNAFFDPTGADAAHMDGDQIVVEVQETVFVSDVVDSDITVHNFVPDDPDSVVIQDVIEDVVIEDVQCPDIMEEPDVSETVIIPEQVLDTDVAEEVSLAHCTVPDDVLASDLTAEAMSIPEHVLTSESMHVPEVGHVEHVVHDSVEEADIVTDTLGTDVVSEEVLVADCASEAVIDANGIPVEHQDDKGNCEDYLMISLDDAGKIEHEGSAEITMEAESESGSCKVDGICPEVIKVYIFKADPGEDDLGGTVDIVESEPENDHAVGLLDQNSSIRIPREKMVYMTVNDSQHEDEDLNVAEIADEVYMEVIVGEEDAAVAHEQQIDDTEIKSFMPIAWAAAYGNNNDGIESRNGTASALLHIDESAGLGRLAKQKPKKKRRPESRQYQTAIIIGPDGHPLTVYPCMICGKKFKSRGFLKRHMKNHPEHLLTKKKYRCTDCDYTTNKKISLHNHLESHKLTNKTEKLIECDEFGKSFSHAGALFTHKMVHRDKGVNKMHKCKFCDYETAEQGLLSRHLFAVHSKNFPHICVECGKGFRHPSELKKHMRIHTGEKPYQCQYCEYRSADSSNLKTHVKTKHSKEMPFKCDICFQTFSDTKELQQHTLMHQESKTHQCLHCDHKSSNSSDLKRHIISVHTKDYPHKCDMCDKGFHRPSELKKHVAAHKGKKLHQCRHCDFKIADPFILSRHILSVHTKDLPFRCKRCRKGFRQQNELKKHMKTHSGRKVYQCEYCEYSTTDASGFKRHVISIHTKDYPHRCEYCKKGFRRPSEKNQHIMRHHKDVGLP; the protein is encoded by the exons ATGGATGAAGATGGGCTTGAATTGCAGCCACATGAGCCAAATGCGTTTTTCGATCCAACAG gAGCTGATGCAGCCCATATGGATGGAGATCAGATTGTTGTGGAAGTACAGGAAACAGTATTTGTTTCAGATGTAGTGGACTCAGATATAACTGTGCATAATTTTGTTCCTGATGATCCAGATTCTGTAGTAATCCAGGATGTCATCGAGGATGTTGTTATCGAGGATGTTCAGTGCCCAGATATCATGGAGGAGCCAGATGTATCTGAAACTGTCATTATTCCTGAACAAGTGCTGGACACAGATGTAGCTGAAGAGGTTTCTTTGGCTCATTGCACTGTTCCAGATGATGTTTTAGCTTCTGACCTAACAGCAGAAGCAATGTCAATACCAGAACATGTACTGACAAGTGAGTCAATGCATGTACCTGAAGTTGGACATGTAGAACATGTAGTTCATGACAGTGTTGAAGAAGCAGATATTGTCACCGACACTCTGGGAACGGATGTTGTTTCAGAAGAAGTCTTGGTGGCAGACTGTGCATCAGAAGCAGTGATTGATGCCAACGGAATCCCTGTGGAACATCAAGATGATAAGGGCAACTGTGAAGATTACCTTATGATTTCCT TGGATGATGCTGGTAAGATAGAACATGAAGGTTCTGCTGAAATTACCATGGAAGCAGAGTCAGAAAGTGGCTCTTGTAAAGTGGATGGCATTTGTCCAGAAGTCATCAAGGTCTATATATTCAAAGCAGATCCTGGAGAAGATGATTTAG GAGGCACAGTAGACATTGTGGAGAGTGAGCCAGAGAATGATCACGCAGTCGGATTACTTGATCAAAATAGCAGTATTCGTATTCCAAGGGAGAAAATGGTTTACATGACTGTAAATGATTCTCAGCATGAAGATGAAGATTTAA atGTTGCAGAAATAGCTGATGAGGTTTATATGGAAGTGATTGTaggagaggaggatgcagcagtgGCCCATGAACAGCAAATTGATGACACTGAAATTAAAAGTTTTATGCCCATAGCTTGGGCGGCAGCTTATG GTAATAATAATGATGGGATTGAAAGTCGGAATGGCACTGCAAGTGCTCTTTTGCACATAGATGAGTCAGCTGGACTTGGGAGACTGGCTAagcaaaaaccaaagaaaaaaaggagaccTGAGTCTAGACAGTATCAAACAG CAATAATTATTGGTCCCGATGGTCATCCATTGACGGTCTACCCCTGCATGATTTGTGGAAAGAAATTTAAATCTAGAGGTTTCTTGAAAAGGCATATGAAAAACCACCCAGAGCACCTTCTTACTAAGAAGAAATACAGATGCACAGACTGTGATTACACTACgaataaaaaaataagtttacATAACCACTTGGAGAGTCATAAGCTGaccaacaaaacagaaaagcttatTGAGTGTGATGAGTTTGGGAAAAGCTTCTCTCATGCAGGAGCTTTATTTACTCACAAGATGGTGCACAGGGACAAAGGAGTTAATAAAATGCACAAGTGCAAGTTCTGCGATTATGAGACAGCAGAACAAGGATTACTGAGTCGTCACCTTTTTGCTGTCCACAGCAAGAACTTTCCTCATATTTGTGTAGAGTGTGGCAAGGGATTTCGTCATCCGTCAGAGCTCAAGAAGCACATGCGAATCCACACTGGTGAAAAACCATACCAGTGCCAATATTGTGAATACCGATCTGCCGACTCTTCTAACTTGAAAACTCACGTAAAGACTAAACATAGTAAGGAAATGCCATTCAAGTGTGATATTTGTTTCCAGACTTTTTCAGATACCAAAGAGCTACAGCAGCATACGCTTATGCATCAAGAAAGTAAAACGCATCAGTGTTTGCATTGTGACCATAAGAGCTCAAACTCAAGCGATCTGAAACGACACATAATTTCAGTCCATACAAAAGACTATCCTCATAAGTGCGATATGTGTGATAAAGGCTTTCATAGGCCTTCGGAACTGAAAAAACATGTGGCGGCTCACAAGGGTAAAAAATTGCACCAATGCAGACATTGTGACTTTAAGATTGCAGATCCGTTTATTCTGAGTCGCCACATACTCTCAGTTCACACAAAGGATCTTCCATTCAGGTGCAAGAGATGTAGAAAGGGCTTTAGGCAACAAAATGAGctgaaaaaacacatgaaaacacaCAGCGGCAGAAAAGTTTATCAATGTGAGTACTGTGAGTATAGCACTACAGATGCCTCAGGCTTCAAACGGCATGTTATTTCCATTCATACGAAAGACTATCCTCACCGTTGTGAGTATTGCAAGAAAGGTTTCCGAAGGCCTTCAGAGAAGAATCAGCACATAATGCGGCATCATAAAGATGTTGGGCTGCCTTAA